From the Chloroflexus aurantiacus J-10-fl genome, one window contains:
- a CDS encoding HD domain-containing phosphohydrolase, with amino-acid sequence MADYANSSPERPRILIVEDEVNIREFCRLLLRRHYDVVAVGDGLAAIELLSTQTFDLVLTDLQMPNLDGIALVQYLRAHHLETDAVVMTAHATVETAREALKLGALDYIAKPVDAEQLQKTVRTALELRRVRREKERLSDLVLMYQFSQVITASLDVQEQSAHLLEFVGRRFAPSNIGLSLIDADGDTLVVLIGPEPGQSLSLSERDEQSLRAAHYQLIECPTTSSDRLIEVVLRSRDHAIGFLNLTRNSEQPSFDAADRHLIEIFASQIAAALDNARLYRALKDQYEQMIAALAGAIEARDAYTYGHSRQVSRYAVRLAQELGLSPAEIERIHYAGLLHDIGKIGIRDDILLKPGPLSPEELTQMRRHPQIGVRILEQISGLRDILPIIAAHHERFDGTGYPYGLKGEEIPFEARILAVADTFEALTADRAYRSAMSPEAVLQIIQDGRGTHWDPQVVDAFLRLMRRERLWEQSPRLRQVIQPPLSVESISS; translated from the coding sequence ATGGCGGACTACGCAAACTCTTCCCCTGAGCGCCCCCGGATTCTCATTGTGGAGGACGAAGTCAATATCCGTGAATTCTGTCGTCTGCTCCTCCGTCGGCATTACGATGTCGTTGCGGTTGGGGATGGTCTCGCAGCGATAGAGTTGCTGTCTACGCAGACGTTTGATCTGGTGTTGACCGATCTGCAAATGCCGAATCTGGATGGGATTGCGCTTGTTCAATACTTGCGTGCCCATCATCTGGAAACCGATGCGGTCGTTATGACGGCACATGCGACGGTCGAAACTGCACGCGAAGCACTTAAGCTCGGTGCTCTTGACTACATTGCCAAACCTGTTGATGCCGAGCAATTACAAAAGACAGTACGAACGGCACTGGAATTGCGTCGTGTGCGCCGCGAGAAGGAGCGTCTCTCCGACCTGGTGCTAATGTATCAGTTTAGCCAGGTGATTACTGCTTCGCTCGATGTTCAGGAACAATCCGCTCACCTACTTGAATTCGTCGGTCGTCGTTTTGCCCCAAGCAACATCGGATTGTCGCTAATTGACGCTGATGGTGATACGCTGGTGGTGCTGATCGGTCCCGAACCCGGCCAGAGTCTGTCCCTGAGCGAACGTGACGAACAGAGTCTGCGAGCGGCGCACTACCAGTTGATCGAATGTCCGACCACGTCATCAGATCGCCTCATCGAAGTAGTCTTGCGGAGTCGCGACCATGCCATTGGCTTCCTCAATTTGACCCGCAATAGTGAACAACCCTCGTTCGATGCCGCTGATCGGCATCTGATCGAAATTTTTGCTTCGCAGATTGCCGCTGCGCTGGACAATGCGCGTCTGTATCGTGCCCTCAAAGATCAATACGAGCAGATGATTGCTGCGCTGGCCGGGGCAATCGAAGCCCGTGATGCCTATACCTATGGCCATTCGCGCCAGGTTAGTCGCTACGCTGTCCGCCTGGCGCAAGAATTGGGTCTCAGTCCTGCGGAGATTGAGCGCATTCACTATGCCGGTCTCTTGCATGATATTGGTAAGATTGGTATTCGCGACGATATCTTACTCAAACCGGGTCCTCTTTCACCTGAAGAGCTGACCCAGATGCGCCGCCATCCGCAAATCGGAGTACGTATTCTTGAGCAGATCAGTGGCTTACGTGATATATTGCCGATTATCGCTGCCCACCACGAACGTTTCGATGGTACCGGCTATCCATACGGTTTGAAGGGAGAAGAGATACCATTCGAGGCGCGTATTCTAGCGGTGGCCGATACCTTCGAGGCGCTAACCGCTGACCGCGCCTACCGTTCGGCGATGAGTCCTGAAGCGGTGCTCCAGATCATCCAGGATGGTAGGGGTACCCATTGGGATCCGCAGGTGGTTGATGCTTTTTTGCGACTGATGCGCCGTGAGCGGTTATGGGAACAATCACCACGGTTGCGGCAGGTGATACAACCACCATTGTCGGTAGAGTCAATTTCTTCGTGA
- a CDS encoding restriction endonuclease, with product MFKRSRKRLVDGYVTQLIVVALVSLWFYFSALTIWWQVTIVTGLVSLFILLFAWWNDHRQRSLRRKQLLELSPAEFEERVAQLLRDLGWQRVQVRGGSGDRGVDITAERNGQLYLIQCKRYTKPVRPNYVRDLVGALHIQRANQAILVTTSGFTRQCYLEAKNQPVQLWDGRKLLRYIDIAEHRGAVRLPVWQQWPFLIGTTLLGVSLMLAGVAILMGPATQSVVTTQISDQPNQGVLFDVNRTATAETIPATPTVMRQDVQPTRPVPTVRPTDLPALATVFNGGNVRLAPNLRGTVIDQIHAGEAVTLLGRSPDGEWLRMINLRQTEGWVHRSLLTIDPVVEAQLPIVEP from the coding sequence ATGTTCAAACGTTCCCGCAAAAGGCTTGTCGATGGTTATGTTACTCAATTGATCGTAGTTGCTCTTGTATCGCTCTGGTTCTACTTTTCCGCACTAACCATCTGGTGGCAAGTAACCATCGTTACCGGACTTGTTTCCCTCTTTATTCTGCTCTTTGCATGGTGGAACGATCACCGTCAACGCTCACTACGTCGCAAGCAATTGCTGGAATTATCTCCCGCTGAATTTGAAGAACGTGTTGCGCAGCTTTTACGCGATCTGGGATGGCAGCGCGTACAGGTACGAGGGGGCAGTGGTGATCGCGGGGTAGATATTACTGCCGAACGGAATGGTCAACTCTATCTTATTCAATGTAAGCGATATACCAAACCGGTAAGACCAAATTATGTGCGTGACCTGGTCGGGGCGCTGCATATTCAACGGGCTAACCAGGCAATTCTTGTCACCACAAGCGGCTTTACCCGTCAGTGTTATCTGGAAGCCAAAAATCAACCTGTCCAGTTGTGGGATGGCCGCAAACTCTTGCGCTATATCGACATCGCAGAACACCGCGGAGCCGTTCGTTTACCTGTGTGGCAGCAGTGGCCTTTTTTAATCGGTACAACGCTATTGGGGGTGAGTCTGATGTTGGCCGGTGTAGCCATCCTTATGGGACCTGCCACACAGTCGGTTGTCACCACCCAAATCAGTGATCAGCCGAACCAGGGTGTCCTCTTCGATGTGAACAGAACGGCCACAGCAGAGACCATCCCGGCCACGCCGACGGTTATGCGACAGGATGTACAGCCAACCCGGCCGGTGCCCACTGTCCGTCCAACTGACCTGCCGGCTCTGGCGACTGTTTTCAATGGTGGTAATGTGCGATTAGCGCCAAATCTACGCGGGACGGTGATCGACCAGATTCATGCCGGTGAGGCTGTCACCCTTCTCGGTCGCAGTCCTGATGGCGAGTGGTTGCGGATGATTAATCTACGCCAGACAGAAGGTTGGGTACACCGTTCACTGCTCACCATTGATCCGGTCGTTGAAGCGCAGTTGCCTATCGTTGAACCGTAG
- a CDS encoding cellulase family glycosylhydrolase has product MHRIRRWPALILCLMIVSALLAACGGEPTTPPVSNVPTAAVVATPDTSTPPTAVPTTAPVEPTAVPAEPTPVPAEPTPVPINPDYLEFGIVGHLYYTDRDRVLQLANNAGFDWFRQQVVWKDIEDPVKGIYGWDELDRIVEAVDRSGIKLLVNVVRSPTAYNATNGLPDDPETLANFLEQMIRRYGDKIHAYEIWNEPNLAVENGGEIVPEDVGHYVEILKAAYTRIKSLKPDAIVLAAASSSSGVTNPAIALSDQEFYRLMYTYNNGEVRNYFDVQAVHPGGAANPPDTLWPDNPSYIPGCQPAPDRCWNDHETHYFRHVENVRKWMEQYGMGDKEIWITEYGWATANNTPGYEFGNYVTPEQQAEYIRSAMLRVYDNYPFVGNMFLWNINFAVLWGEQGNPNHEQAAFAILNPDWSPRLSYLRAQDTIAQIKMWQGRFVAP; this is encoded by the coding sequence ATGCATCGTATCCGGCGCTGGCCGGCTCTGATCCTTTGTTTGATGATTGTATCCGCGTTGTTGGCTGCTTGTGGTGGTGAGCCAACGACACCGCCGGTGAGCAATGTGCCAACGGCAGCAGTGGTGGCGACTCCTGATACTTCGACGCCACCCACAGCAGTACCGACGACTGCACCGGTTGAGCCGACTGCGGTACCGGCTGAGCCAACCCCGGTACCGGCTGAGCCGACCCCTGTACCGATTAACCCTGATTATCTGGAGTTCGGTATTGTTGGTCACCTCTACTACACCGACCGCGACCGCGTCTTGCAACTGGCGAATAATGCCGGTTTTGACTGGTTCCGCCAGCAGGTAGTCTGGAAAGATATCGAAGACCCGGTAAAGGGAATCTACGGTTGGGATGAGCTGGATCGCATCGTTGAGGCGGTTGATCGATCTGGGATCAAGTTACTGGTGAATGTGGTACGTTCACCGACCGCGTATAACGCGACCAATGGTTTGCCCGACGATCCTGAGACACTGGCCAATTTCCTGGAGCAGATGATACGCCGCTACGGTGATAAGATCCATGCCTATGAGATTTGGAATGAACCGAACCTGGCGGTTGAGAATGGTGGCGAGATTGTGCCGGAAGATGTCGGGCATTATGTTGAGATTCTGAAAGCAGCCTACACGCGGATTAAGTCGCTCAAACCAGATGCAATCGTGCTGGCAGCCGCCTCTTCGTCAAGTGGTGTGACCAACCCGGCAATTGCGCTTTCTGACCAGGAATTCTACCGCCTGATGTATACCTACAACAACGGTGAAGTACGCAATTACTTCGATGTTCAGGCGGTCCATCCGGGTGGCGCGGCTAATCCGCCCGATACCCTCTGGCCCGACAATCCGAGCTACATTCCCGGTTGTCAACCGGCGCCTGATCGCTGCTGGAATGACCACGAGACGCACTATTTCCGGCATGTCGAGAATGTGCGGAAGTGGATGGAGCAGTATGGGATGGGCGACAAGGAAATCTGGATTACTGAATACGGCTGGGCAACGGCGAATAATACACCGGGGTACGAGTTTGGCAACTACGTGACACCAGAGCAGCAGGCGGAATACATTCGCTCGGCGATGCTGCGGGTTTACGATAATTATCCGTTCGTTGGTAATATGTTCCTCTGGAATATCAATTTTGCCGTGCTCTGGGGTGAGCAGGGTAACCCGAACCACGAACAGGCGGCATTCGCCATTCTCAATCCCGACTGGAGTCCGCGGCTGTCGTATTTGCGGGCGCAGGATACGATTGCCCAGATCAAGATGTGGCAGGGGCGCTTTGTTGCGCCGTAA
- a CDS encoding ABC transporter ATP-binding protein yields the protein MSDSIAIELRDVVKRFGDVVAVDHVNLQIRDGEFFSLLGPSGCGKTSSLRMIAGFELPTAGSILIHGREMGITPPHLRPVNTVFQSYALFPHMTVAQNVAFGLEMRKTPKAEIAHRVREALELVRLTGLEERRPRQLSGGQQQRVALARALVNHPEVLLLDEPLGALDQKLRKEMQLELKSLQARVGITFVFVTHDQEEALTMSDRIAVMNKGKILQVGTPTEIYERPNCRFVADFIGETNFIDGVVIGRDGNYTVLETPEGLRFRGLASRPLSEGTAVTYSIRPEKVRLLAANGELPIDGLAGTVMSVNYIGSDTRITVRINERRTIDIWEQNTRSTLDRDEYWQPGEAAIIVCPPDNALVLSE from the coding sequence GTGAGCGACTCGATCGCAATTGAACTCCGTGACGTTGTCAAACGATTTGGCGATGTCGTGGCCGTCGATCACGTTAATCTGCAAATTCGTGACGGCGAATTTTTCTCTTTGTTAGGGCCAAGCGGTTGTGGCAAGACATCGAGTTTGCGAATGATCGCCGGGTTTGAATTGCCAACCGCCGGCAGTATCCTTATTCACGGTCGTGAAATGGGTATTACGCCACCACACCTGCGACCGGTGAATACGGTGTTTCAATCGTATGCCCTCTTTCCACACATGACCGTTGCGCAAAATGTTGCCTTTGGCCTCGAAATGCGCAAAACGCCGAAGGCCGAGATTGCCCATCGTGTTCGGGAAGCGCTTGAACTGGTGCGCCTGACCGGCCTGGAAGAACGGCGACCGCGCCAGCTTTCCGGTGGTCAACAACAGCGGGTTGCGCTGGCGCGTGCGCTCGTTAACCATCCCGAAGTCCTGTTGCTCGATGAGCCACTCGGTGCGCTTGACCAAAAACTGCGCAAAGAGATGCAACTTGAGCTGAAGAGCCTTCAGGCGCGGGTGGGTATTACCTTCGTGTTTGTGACCCACGATCAGGAAGAAGCCTTGACGATGTCGGATCGCATTGCGGTCATGAACAAGGGCAAGATTCTGCAAGTGGGAACACCAACTGAGATCTACGAGCGGCCAAATTGCCGTTTCGTTGCCGACTTTATCGGTGAGACCAACTTTATCGATGGCGTGGTGATCGGGCGTGATGGCAATTACACGGTGTTAGAGACGCCAGAGGGTTTACGCTTTCGTGGCCTGGCCTCTCGTCCATTGAGTGAAGGGACAGCGGTTACCTATTCGATCCGGCCCGAAAAAGTACGTTTACTGGCTGCCAATGGTGAGTTGCCGATAGATGGTCTGGCCGGTACGGTGATGAGTGTTAATTATATCGGTAGTGATACGCGAATTACGGTTCGCATTAACGAGCGCCGCACGATTGACATCTGGGAACAAAATACCCGCTCGACGCTTGACCGTGATGAATACTGGCAGCCGGGCGAAGCCGCCATCATTGTCTGTCCACCCGACAATGCATTGGTGCTCAGTGAATAG